Proteins from a genomic interval of Thermodesulfobacteriota bacterium:
- the atpB gene encoding F0F1 ATP synthase subunit A, translated as MDAITEVAQWVFPVAGREVRLNATTLVMSWGVMAALAAFGLAVSRRPALVPGPFQSVAELLVQVSRDLIAETLGKRGPRYFALVLTLFVFILISNWLGMIPLLEEPTKDLNTALILAVIAFLTAQTAAIRAKGWRVYIREYFQPFAFMFPLNVIGEAAKVVSMAFRLYGNVMGGSIIILVVSHLVYHLIIPPFLSAFFGLFVGTVQAFVFAMLTLTYISVALQE; from the coding sequence ATGGACGCCATCACCGAGGTCGCCCAGTGGGTCTTCCCCGTCGCGGGGCGCGAGGTGCGCCTCAACGCGACCACCCTCGTCATGTCGTGGGGCGTCATGGCGGCGCTGGCCGCCTTCGGTCTGGCCGTCTCCCGGCGCCCCGCCCTGGTACCCGGACCCTTCCAGAGCGTAGCCGAGCTCCTCGTCCAGGTTTCCAGAGACCTGATCGCCGAGACCCTGGGCAAGAGGGGGCCGCGTTACTTCGCCCTCGTCCTCACGCTCTTCGTCTTCATCCTGATCTCCAACTGGCTCGGCATGATCCCTCTTCTCGAGGAGCCCACCAAGGACCTCAACACGGCCCTCATCCTGGCGGTCATCGCTTTCCTGACGGCCCAGACGGCCGCGATCCGGGCCAAGGGCTGGCGCGTCTACATTAGAGAGTACTTTCAGCCCTTCGCCTTCATGTTCCCCCTCAACGTGATCGGCGAGGCGGCCAAGGTCGTCTCCATGGCCTTTCGCCTCTACGGCAACGTCATGGGCGGCTCCATCATCATCCTGGTGGTGAGCCATCTGGTGTACCACCTGATCATCCCGCCCTTCCTGAGCGCCTTCTTCGGTCTCTTCGTCGGCACGGTGCAGGCCTTTGTCTTCGCCATGCTCACCCTGACCTACATCTCCG